A single region of the Micropterus dolomieu isolate WLL.071019.BEF.003 ecotype Adirondacks linkage group LG02, ASM2129224v1, whole genome shotgun sequence genome encodes:
- the mrtfbb gene encoding myocardin-related transcription factor B isoform X4 has product MGLQTWPPSNPPVSTMACLDVETPSICRGNFKSVLQLCLQQRRTREQLVEQGIMPPLKTPATFHEQIRSLERARAGNFLKHKLCRRPERSELVRMHILQETQAEPSLQATQMKLKRARLADDLNEKIAQRPGPMELVEKNILPVDSAEEVLNGPTGGKANSSKPPDIYNFDEDSSDVLSTQQPASQQSPSSTSASPRESGGTVATSTSSNLNSPIQHFPPPNSQSTSDFVNLVSTNEQQSNQPASTPQPITTVAPSITPSPVLVKQSLPKLPADKSRSKKSKEPKPRVKKLKYHQYIPPDQKQELNEMQMDSAYARLLQQQQEFLQLQILSQQQQQFNYQAGTTATLKQTTEAQTSCSSVILSGNQASTPMQPRYTQTNRKPDHLPANLDEMKVAELKMELKLRSLPVSGTKTDLIERLKMYQENSNIQTAAAIETTAVTAVSQSENIKLTPPVSPIASKVSCLGIEDSNMADSPAKLSAALSPTVTAPCMNSPQRAPHEECPTEMRSYEKDSEKDKRLHEKERQIEELMRKLEREQRLVEELKMQLEVEKRSQQGDSPPQLSPLAPIQVKEENRTPSSCSASCSSPGLPVLVKQEVVADQSDLAPENQFISHQTNKQPESLHPIQTGAQILLPTSLPASAVAIQLPPHSIKLHTTVARSAPGLIQTSGQVPLKIEVSAALQQQCSTQTQPLTKIWRMDSTAQHLHNTFPANGCPVGASTSQARPKGPTKKSPCTSQPTLILQQTKFRNHVSKCKDPPRYEDAVKQTRSMLTAVQGSTAASQQMDDLFDVLIESGEISPFIRQDPPSLDKRLPVTASVTTLPINTVLSRPPPVVQVAQSPAAPLNPSTRLAALTSDTQMETLLDGTLGAHTEQQTLKLIEELHPPMATMEVDLNENTPPSALNLHSTNIDNMDWLDLTLSVPAEGVNPLDISTPVGVFSTDFLDSHDLHLNWD; this is encoded by the exons ATGGGACTCCAGACCTGGCCGCCAAGCAATCCACCAGTGTCCACTATGGCCTGCCTTGATGTGGAGACCCCCTCCATCTGCAGGGGTAACTTTAAATCAG TCCTCCAGCTCtgtctgcagcagaggagaactCGGGAGCAGCTTGTGGAGCAAGGTATCATGCCGC CTCTGAAAACACCTGCTACTTTTCATGAGCAGATTCGCAGCCTGGAGAGAGCCAGG GCTGGGAACTTCTTAAAGCACAAACTCTGCCGGAGACCAGAGCGCTCTGAGCTAGTTCGTATGCACATCCTGCAAG AGACCCAGGCTGAGCCCTCCCTGCAGGCCACACAGATGAAGCTGAAGAGGGCCAGACTGGCTGATGATCTCAATGAGAAGATCGCCCAGCGGCCTGGACCCATGGAGCTGGTGGAGAAGAACATCCTGCCTGTTGACTCTGCTGAAGAGGTCCTCAATG GCCCCACAGGTGGTAAGGCAAACTCCTCTAAGCCACCAGATATTTACAACTTTGATGAGGACAGCAGTGATGTTTTATCAACACAACAGCCTGCCAGCCAACAATCTCCCAGCTCCACCTCTGCCTCTCCAAGGGAGTCTGGAGGGACTGTGGCCACTTCTACTTCCTCTAACTTAAACTCTCCCATACAG CACTTCCCACCGCCTAACTCACAGTCCACATCAGATTTTGTCAACCTTGTCTCCACCAATGAGCAACAAAGCAACCAACCAGCATCTACACCTCAACCAATCACCACTGTTGCCCCCAGTATCACACCAAGTCCAGTTCTTGTGAAG CAAAGCCTACCCAAGCTGCCTGCCGATAAAAGCCGCAGCAAAAAGAGCAAAGAGCCCAAACCACGGGTGAAAAAGTTAAAGTACCATCAGTACATCCCCCCGGACCAGAAGCAGGAGCTCAATGAAATGCAGATGGACTCTGCTTATGCACgcctcctgcagcagcagcaggagttCCTGCAGCTCCAGATCTTAAgccagcaacagcagcagttcAACTACCAGGCCGGGACGACTGCCACACTCAA ACAAACAACTGAGGCACAAACCAGTTGTTCCAGTGTTATTCTGAGTGGAAACCAAGCGTCCACCCCTATGCAGCCCCGGTACACTCAGACAAACCGCAAGCCGGATCATTTACCAGCTAATCTGGATGAGATGAAG GTTGCTGAGCTGAAAATGGAACTAAAACTCAGGTCATTACCTGTTTCTGGGACTAAGACGGATCTGATAGAGAGGCTAAAGATGTATCAAGAGAACTCTAACATCCAGACTGCTGCTGCCATTGAGACAACAGCCGTCACAGCAGTCTCACAGTCTGAAAACATAAAGTTAACCCCGCCTGTGTCTCCTATAGCCTCCAAGGTGAGCTGTCTGGGCATAGAAGATAGTAATATGGCAGACAGCCCCGCCAAGCTTTCAGCTGCTCTGTCTCCAACTGTCACTGCTCCCTGTATGAACTCCCCACAGAGAGCTCCACATGAGGAGTGTCCGACAGAGATGAGGTCCTATGAGAAAGACTCTGAGAAGGACAAACGTCTCCATGAGAAGGAGCGTCAGATTGAGGAGCTCATGCGGAAGCTGGAGCGGGAGCAGAGGCTTGTGGAGGAGCTGAAGATGCAGCTCGAGGTGGAGAAGAGGAGTCAGCAAGGAGATTCTCCACCTCAGCTCAGCCCTCTTGCTCCCATCCAGGTCAAAGAGGAAAACAGGACCCCGTCAAGCTGCTCGGCGTCCTGTAGTTCTCCTGGTCTGCCAGTGTTGGTCAAACAAGAGGTGGTGGCAGATCAGAGCGACTTAGCTCCTGAAAATCAGTTCATCAGCCACCAGACTAATAAGCAGCCTGAAAGCCTTCATCCTATCCAGACTGGAGCTCAGATCCTCCTGCCTACGTCCCTTCCTGCCTCTGCAGTCGCTATCCAGCTCCCTCCACACAGCATCAAATTACACACTACGGTTGCCAGATCAGCCCCAGGCCTCATCCAGACCTCTGGACAGGTGCCACTGAAAATAGAGGTCTCAGCAGCATTACAACAGCAATGCAGCACTCAGACTCAGCCACTGacaaag ATTTGGAGGATGGATAGTACAGCACAACACTTACACAACACATTCCCAGCAAATGGATGTCCTGTGGGAGCCTCCACTAGCCAAGCGCGTCCTAAAGGACCCACAAAAAAG TCTCCCTGTACCAGCCAGCCAACTTTGATCTTGCAGCAGACAAAATTCAGAAACCACGTGTCAAAGTGTAAAGACCCACCTCGTTATGAGGATGCCGTTAAACAGACACGCAGCATGCTAACAGCTGTTCAg GGTTCAACTGCAGCCAGCCAGCAGATGGATGACCTGTTTGATGTCTTAATTGAGAGTGGGG AGATCTCCCCCTTCATCAGACAGGACCCTCCCAGTTTAGACAAGCGTCTCCCTGTGACAGCCAGTGTAACCACCCTTCCCATCAACACGGTTTTATCCCGCCCTCCACCCGTGGTTCAAGTGGCCCAGTCACCTGCTGCGCCACTCAACCCCTCCACCAGGTTGGCAGCTCTGACTTCTGACACCCAGATGGAAACCCTCCTGGATGGCACACTGGGTGCTCACACTGAGCAACAAACCCTGAAGCTGATAGAGGAGCTACACCCACCTATGGCTACCATGGAGGTGGacttaaatgaaaacacaccaCCCTCTGCTTTGAACCTGCACAGTACGAACATTGACAATATGGATTGGCTGGACCTTACCCTGTCTGTGCCAGCAGAGGGTGTCAACCCTTTGGACATATCAACACCAGTGGGCGTCTTCTCTACTGACTTCCTGGACTCGCATGATCTGCACTTGAACTGGGACTGA
- the mrtfbb gene encoding myocardin-related transcription factor B isoform X7, producing MNCPYSPGCLKDRKSSSSVCSRGELGSSLWSKVSCRIRSLERARAGNFLKHKLCRRPERSELVRMHILQETQAEPSLQATQMKLKRARLADDLNEKIAQRPGPMELVEKNILPVDSAEEVLNGPTGGKANSSKPPDIYNFDEDSSDVLSTQQPASQQSPSSTSASPRESGGTVATSTSSNLNSPIQHFPPPNSQSTSDFVNLVSTNEQQSNQPASTPQPITTVAPSITPSPVLVKQSLPKLPADKSRSKKSKEPKPRVKKLKYHQYIPPDQKQELNEMQMDSAYARLLQQQQEFLQLQILSQQQQQFNYQAGTTATLKQTTEAQTSCSSVILSGNQASTPMQPRYTQTNRKPDHLPANLDEMKVAELKMELKLRSLPVSGTKTDLIERLKMYQENSNIQTAAAIETTAVTAVSQSENIKLTPPVSPIASKVSCLGIEDSNMADSPAKLSAALSPTVTAPCMNSPQRAPHEECPTEMRSYEKDSEKDKRLHEKERQIEELMRKLEREQRLVEELKMQLEVEKRSQQGDSPPQLSPLAPIQVKEENRTPSSCSASCSSPGLPVLVKQEVVADQSDLAPENQFISHQTNKQPESLHPIQTGAQILLPTSLPASAVAIQLPPHSIKLHTTVARSAPGLIQTSGQVPLKIEVSAALQQQCSTQTQPLTKIWRMDSTAQHLHNTFPANGCPVGASTSQARPKGPTKKSPCTSQPTLILQQTKFRNHVSKCKDPPRYEDAVKQTRSMLTAVQGSTAASQQMDDLFDVLIESGEISPFIRQDPPSLDKRLPVTASVTTLPINTVLSRPPPVVQVAQSPAAPLNPSTRLAALTSDTQMETLLDGTLGAHTEQQTLKLIEELHPPMATMEVDLNENTPPSALNLHSTNIDNMDWLDLTLSVPAEGVNPLDISTPVGVFSTDFLDSHDLHLNWD from the exons TCCTCCAGCTCtgtctgcagcagaggagaactCGGGAGCAGCTTGTGGAGCAAGGTATCATGCCGC ATTCGCAGCCTGGAGAGAGCCAGG GCTGGGAACTTCTTAAAGCACAAACTCTGCCGGAGACCAGAGCGCTCTGAGCTAGTTCGTATGCACATCCTGCAAG AGACCCAGGCTGAGCCCTCCCTGCAGGCCACACAGATGAAGCTGAAGAGGGCCAGACTGGCTGATGATCTCAATGAGAAGATCGCCCAGCGGCCTGGACCCATGGAGCTGGTGGAGAAGAACATCCTGCCTGTTGACTCTGCTGAAGAGGTCCTCAATG GCCCCACAGGTGGTAAGGCAAACTCCTCTAAGCCACCAGATATTTACAACTTTGATGAGGACAGCAGTGATGTTTTATCAACACAACAGCCTGCCAGCCAACAATCTCCCAGCTCCACCTCTGCCTCTCCAAGGGAGTCTGGAGGGACTGTGGCCACTTCTACTTCCTCTAACTTAAACTCTCCCATACAG CACTTCCCACCGCCTAACTCACAGTCCACATCAGATTTTGTCAACCTTGTCTCCACCAATGAGCAACAAAGCAACCAACCAGCATCTACACCTCAACCAATCACCACTGTTGCCCCCAGTATCACACCAAGTCCAGTTCTTGTGAAG CAAAGCCTACCCAAGCTGCCTGCCGATAAAAGCCGCAGCAAAAAGAGCAAAGAGCCCAAACCACGGGTGAAAAAGTTAAAGTACCATCAGTACATCCCCCCGGACCAGAAGCAGGAGCTCAATGAAATGCAGATGGACTCTGCTTATGCACgcctcctgcagcagcagcaggagttCCTGCAGCTCCAGATCTTAAgccagcaacagcagcagttcAACTACCAGGCCGGGACGACTGCCACACTCAA ACAAACAACTGAGGCACAAACCAGTTGTTCCAGTGTTATTCTGAGTGGAAACCAAGCGTCCACCCCTATGCAGCCCCGGTACACTCAGACAAACCGCAAGCCGGATCATTTACCAGCTAATCTGGATGAGATGAAG GTTGCTGAGCTGAAAATGGAACTAAAACTCAGGTCATTACCTGTTTCTGGGACTAAGACGGATCTGATAGAGAGGCTAAAGATGTATCAAGAGAACTCTAACATCCAGACTGCTGCTGCCATTGAGACAACAGCCGTCACAGCAGTCTCACAGTCTGAAAACATAAAGTTAACCCCGCCTGTGTCTCCTATAGCCTCCAAGGTGAGCTGTCTGGGCATAGAAGATAGTAATATGGCAGACAGCCCCGCCAAGCTTTCAGCTGCTCTGTCTCCAACTGTCACTGCTCCCTGTATGAACTCCCCACAGAGAGCTCCACATGAGGAGTGTCCGACAGAGATGAGGTCCTATGAGAAAGACTCTGAGAAGGACAAACGTCTCCATGAGAAGGAGCGTCAGATTGAGGAGCTCATGCGGAAGCTGGAGCGGGAGCAGAGGCTTGTGGAGGAGCTGAAGATGCAGCTCGAGGTGGAGAAGAGGAGTCAGCAAGGAGATTCTCCACCTCAGCTCAGCCCTCTTGCTCCCATCCAGGTCAAAGAGGAAAACAGGACCCCGTCAAGCTGCTCGGCGTCCTGTAGTTCTCCTGGTCTGCCAGTGTTGGTCAAACAAGAGGTGGTGGCAGATCAGAGCGACTTAGCTCCTGAAAATCAGTTCATCAGCCACCAGACTAATAAGCAGCCTGAAAGCCTTCATCCTATCCAGACTGGAGCTCAGATCCTCCTGCCTACGTCCCTTCCTGCCTCTGCAGTCGCTATCCAGCTCCCTCCACACAGCATCAAATTACACACTACGGTTGCCAGATCAGCCCCAGGCCTCATCCAGACCTCTGGACAGGTGCCACTGAAAATAGAGGTCTCAGCAGCATTACAACAGCAATGCAGCACTCAGACTCAGCCACTGacaaag ATTTGGAGGATGGATAGTACAGCACAACACTTACACAACACATTCCCAGCAAATGGATGTCCTGTGGGAGCCTCCACTAGCCAAGCGCGTCCTAAAGGACCCACAAAAAAG TCTCCCTGTACCAGCCAGCCAACTTTGATCTTGCAGCAGACAAAATTCAGAAACCACGTGTCAAAGTGTAAAGACCCACCTCGTTATGAGGATGCCGTTAAACAGACACGCAGCATGCTAACAGCTGTTCAg GGTTCAACTGCAGCCAGCCAGCAGATGGATGACCTGTTTGATGTCTTAATTGAGAGTGGGG AGATCTCCCCCTTCATCAGACAGGACCCTCCCAGTTTAGACAAGCGTCTCCCTGTGACAGCCAGTGTAACCACCCTTCCCATCAACACGGTTTTATCCCGCCCTCCACCCGTGGTTCAAGTGGCCCAGTCACCTGCTGCGCCACTCAACCCCTCCACCAGGTTGGCAGCTCTGACTTCTGACACCCAGATGGAAACCCTCCTGGATGGCACACTGGGTGCTCACACTGAGCAACAAACCCTGAAGCTGATAGAGGAGCTACACCCACCTATGGCTACCATGGAGGTGGacttaaatgaaaacacaccaCCCTCTGCTTTGAACCTGCACAGTACGAACATTGACAATATGGATTGGCTGGACCTTACCCTGTCTGTGCCAGCAGAGGGTGTCAACCCTTTGGACATATCAACACCAGTGGGCGTCTTCTCTACTGACTTCCTGGACTCGCATGATCTGCACTTGAACTGGGACTGA
- the mrtfbb gene encoding myocardin-related transcription factor B isoform X1: protein MNCPYSPGCLKDRKSQRGGTVWNSESQLLFAQSWVFLSPTPPFSTGLITPWDSRPGRQAIHQCPLWPALMWRPPPSAGVTLNQSSSSVCSRGELGSSLWSKVSCRIRSLERARAGNFLKHKLCRRPERSELVRMHILQETQAEPSLQATQMKLKRARLADDLNEKIAQRPGPMELVEKNILPVDSAEEVLNGPTGGKANSSKPPDIYNFDEDSSDVLSTQQPASQQSPSSTSASPRESGGTVATSTSSNLNSPIQHFPPPNSQSTSDFVNLVSTNEQQSNQPASTPQPITTVAPSITPSPVLVKQSLPKLPADKSRSKKSKEPKPRVKKLKYHQYIPPDQKQELNEMQMDSAYARLLQQQQEFLQLQILSQQQQQFNYQAGTTATLKQTTEAQTSCSSVILSGNQASTPMQPRYTQTNRKPDHLPANLDEMKVAELKMELKLRSLPVSGTKTDLIERLKMYQENSNIQTAAAIETTAVTAVSQSENIKLTPPVSPIASKVSCLGIEDSNMADSPAKLSAALSPTVTAPCMNSPQRAPHEECPTEMRSYEKDSEKDKRLHEKERQIEELMRKLEREQRLVEELKMQLEVEKRSQQGDSPPQLSPLAPIQVKEENRTPSSCSASCSSPGLPVLVKQEVVADQSDLAPENQFISHQTNKQPESLHPIQTGAQILLPTSLPASAVAIQLPPHSIKLHTTVARSAPGLIQTSGQVPLKIEVSAALQQQCSTQTQPLTKIWRMDSTAQHLHNTFPANGCPVGASTSQARPKGPTKKSPCTSQPTLILQQTKFRNHVSKCKDPPRYEDAVKQTRSMLTAVQGSTAASQQMDDLFDVLIESGEISPFIRQDPPSLDKRLPVTASVTTLPINTVLSRPPPVVQVAQSPAAPLNPSTRLAALTSDTQMETLLDGTLGAHTEQQTLKLIEELHPPMATMEVDLNENTPPSALNLHSTNIDNMDWLDLTLSVPAEGVNPLDISTPVGVFSTDFLDSHDLHLNWD, encoded by the exons AGCCAGAGAGGAGGGACTGTTTGGAACTCTGAGAGCCAGCTGTTGTTCGCTCAGAGCTGGGTCTTTCTCTCCCCGACTCCCCCGTTCTCCACTGGCCTCATCACTCCATGGGACTCCAGACCTGGCCGCCAAGCAATCCACCAGTGTCCACTATGGCCTGCCTTGATGTGGAGACCCCCTCCATCTGCAGGGGTAACTTTAAATCAG TCCTCCAGCTCtgtctgcagcagaggagaactCGGGAGCAGCTTGTGGAGCAAGGTATCATGCCGC ATTCGCAGCCTGGAGAGAGCCAGG GCTGGGAACTTCTTAAAGCACAAACTCTGCCGGAGACCAGAGCGCTCTGAGCTAGTTCGTATGCACATCCTGCAAG AGACCCAGGCTGAGCCCTCCCTGCAGGCCACACAGATGAAGCTGAAGAGGGCCAGACTGGCTGATGATCTCAATGAGAAGATCGCCCAGCGGCCTGGACCCATGGAGCTGGTGGAGAAGAACATCCTGCCTGTTGACTCTGCTGAAGAGGTCCTCAATG GCCCCACAGGTGGTAAGGCAAACTCCTCTAAGCCACCAGATATTTACAACTTTGATGAGGACAGCAGTGATGTTTTATCAACACAACAGCCTGCCAGCCAACAATCTCCCAGCTCCACCTCTGCCTCTCCAAGGGAGTCTGGAGGGACTGTGGCCACTTCTACTTCCTCTAACTTAAACTCTCCCATACAG CACTTCCCACCGCCTAACTCACAGTCCACATCAGATTTTGTCAACCTTGTCTCCACCAATGAGCAACAAAGCAACCAACCAGCATCTACACCTCAACCAATCACCACTGTTGCCCCCAGTATCACACCAAGTCCAGTTCTTGTGAAG CAAAGCCTACCCAAGCTGCCTGCCGATAAAAGCCGCAGCAAAAAGAGCAAAGAGCCCAAACCACGGGTGAAAAAGTTAAAGTACCATCAGTACATCCCCCCGGACCAGAAGCAGGAGCTCAATGAAATGCAGATGGACTCTGCTTATGCACgcctcctgcagcagcagcaggagttCCTGCAGCTCCAGATCTTAAgccagcaacagcagcagttcAACTACCAGGCCGGGACGACTGCCACACTCAA ACAAACAACTGAGGCACAAACCAGTTGTTCCAGTGTTATTCTGAGTGGAAACCAAGCGTCCACCCCTATGCAGCCCCGGTACACTCAGACAAACCGCAAGCCGGATCATTTACCAGCTAATCTGGATGAGATGAAG GTTGCTGAGCTGAAAATGGAACTAAAACTCAGGTCATTACCTGTTTCTGGGACTAAGACGGATCTGATAGAGAGGCTAAAGATGTATCAAGAGAACTCTAACATCCAGACTGCTGCTGCCATTGAGACAACAGCCGTCACAGCAGTCTCACAGTCTGAAAACATAAAGTTAACCCCGCCTGTGTCTCCTATAGCCTCCAAGGTGAGCTGTCTGGGCATAGAAGATAGTAATATGGCAGACAGCCCCGCCAAGCTTTCAGCTGCTCTGTCTCCAACTGTCACTGCTCCCTGTATGAACTCCCCACAGAGAGCTCCACATGAGGAGTGTCCGACAGAGATGAGGTCCTATGAGAAAGACTCTGAGAAGGACAAACGTCTCCATGAGAAGGAGCGTCAGATTGAGGAGCTCATGCGGAAGCTGGAGCGGGAGCAGAGGCTTGTGGAGGAGCTGAAGATGCAGCTCGAGGTGGAGAAGAGGAGTCAGCAAGGAGATTCTCCACCTCAGCTCAGCCCTCTTGCTCCCATCCAGGTCAAAGAGGAAAACAGGACCCCGTCAAGCTGCTCGGCGTCCTGTAGTTCTCCTGGTCTGCCAGTGTTGGTCAAACAAGAGGTGGTGGCAGATCAGAGCGACTTAGCTCCTGAAAATCAGTTCATCAGCCACCAGACTAATAAGCAGCCTGAAAGCCTTCATCCTATCCAGACTGGAGCTCAGATCCTCCTGCCTACGTCCCTTCCTGCCTCTGCAGTCGCTATCCAGCTCCCTCCACACAGCATCAAATTACACACTACGGTTGCCAGATCAGCCCCAGGCCTCATCCAGACCTCTGGACAGGTGCCACTGAAAATAGAGGTCTCAGCAGCATTACAACAGCAATGCAGCACTCAGACTCAGCCACTGacaaag ATTTGGAGGATGGATAGTACAGCACAACACTTACACAACACATTCCCAGCAAATGGATGTCCTGTGGGAGCCTCCACTAGCCAAGCGCGTCCTAAAGGACCCACAAAAAAG TCTCCCTGTACCAGCCAGCCAACTTTGATCTTGCAGCAGACAAAATTCAGAAACCACGTGTCAAAGTGTAAAGACCCACCTCGTTATGAGGATGCCGTTAAACAGACACGCAGCATGCTAACAGCTGTTCAg GGTTCAACTGCAGCCAGCCAGCAGATGGATGACCTGTTTGATGTCTTAATTGAGAGTGGGG AGATCTCCCCCTTCATCAGACAGGACCCTCCCAGTTTAGACAAGCGTCTCCCTGTGACAGCCAGTGTAACCACCCTTCCCATCAACACGGTTTTATCCCGCCCTCCACCCGTGGTTCAAGTGGCCCAGTCACCTGCTGCGCCACTCAACCCCTCCACCAGGTTGGCAGCTCTGACTTCTGACACCCAGATGGAAACCCTCCTGGATGGCACACTGGGTGCTCACACTGAGCAACAAACCCTGAAGCTGATAGAGGAGCTACACCCACCTATGGCTACCATGGAGGTGGacttaaatgaaaacacaccaCCCTCTGCTTTGAACCTGCACAGTACGAACATTGACAATATGGATTGGCTGGACCTTACCCTGTCTGTGCCAGCAGAGGGTGTCAACCCTTTGGACATATCAACACCAGTGGGCGTCTTCTCTACTGACTTCCTGGACTCGCATGATCTGCACTTGAACTGGGACTGA